Proteins encoded in a region of the Isoalcanivorax pacificus W11-5 genome:
- the lpxD gene encoding UDP-3-O-(3-hydroxymyristoyl)glucosamine N-acyltransferase, producing the protein MLTLAQLAEELGAELRGDGATEISGLGTLRGATAQQLTFLANPRYRAYLEQTAAAAVLCTADQAEDCPVAALVVADPYQAFARISHHFDTTPAPLREVHPRAVIAADAVIEDNVSIGPNAVIGAGVRLKAGAVVMANAVIGDGSEVGEQARIYPNVTIYHGVIIGPRTIIHAGSVIGSDGFGFAFNEGRWNKVAQVGGVRIGADVDIGANVTIDRGAIEDTVIGNGVILDDQVHLAHNVVVGDHTAMAGKVGVSGSTRIGSYCMIGGAVGIAGHLEIGDRVVVLGMTLVSRSLTEPGTYGSALPADRQDRWRRNTARFRHLDELYRRVRKLEQDAGRG; encoded by the coding sequence GTGCTGACACTGGCACAGCTCGCCGAAGAGCTGGGTGCAGAACTGCGCGGTGACGGGGCCACTGAAATCAGTGGCCTCGGCACGTTGCGCGGCGCCACCGCACAGCAGCTTACCTTCCTGGCCAATCCGCGTTACCGCGCGTACCTGGAGCAGACCGCTGCCGCCGCCGTGCTGTGCACGGCGGATCAGGCGGAAGACTGCCCGGTGGCGGCGCTGGTGGTTGCTGACCCGTACCAGGCCTTCGCGCGCATCAGCCATCACTTCGACACGACACCGGCGCCGCTGCGCGAAGTACATCCGCGCGCCGTGATCGCTGCGGATGCGGTGATCGAGGACAATGTGTCGATTGGTCCGAATGCGGTGATCGGCGCCGGCGTACGGCTGAAGGCTGGCGCGGTGGTGATGGCCAATGCGGTGATCGGCGACGGGTCGGAAGTGGGCGAGCAGGCGCGCATTTACCCGAATGTTACAATTTACCATGGTGTCATCATCGGCCCACGCACTATCATACACGCCGGTTCGGTGATCGGTTCCGACGGTTTCGGTTTTGCATTCAATGAAGGCCGCTGGAACAAGGTAGCCCAGGTAGGCGGTGTGCGGATCGGTGCGGATGTGGATATCGGCGCCAACGTGACCATTGATCGTGGCGCTATCGAAGACACCGTCATCGGCAACGGCGTGATTCTCGATGATCAGGTACATCTGGCTCACAACGTGGTGGTGGGTGACCACACTGCGATGGCGGGCAAGGTGGGTGTGTCCGGCAGCACCCGTATCGGCAGTTACTGCATGATCGGGGGCGCTGTGGGCATTGCCGGCCATCTGGAGATTGGCGACCGGGTGGTGGTGCTGGGCATGACGCTGGTGTCCCGCTCTCTCACCGAACCGGGAACCTATGGCTCTGCACTGCCGGCTGACCGGCAGGACCGCTGGCGTCGCAACACGGCACGATTCAGGCATCTGGATGAACTGTACCGTCGCGTGCGCAAGCTGGAGCAGGATGCCGGCCGGGGTTAA
- the bamA gene encoding outer membrane protein assembly factor BamA — MRAWSCCFIVSLLLFAGGASANEPFRVSDIRVEGLQRLPVERVYAALPIQSGDLVSTRDVAEAVRRLYGSGDFEDVQIGRDGDQLVVVVSERPSISSLEIKGNKSIDEDNLRKGLRDAGLAEGEVFRRSTLEAITGELQRQYVAQGRYDAQVDTEAVPLPRNRVALHINIYEGSPASIRDINIVGNTVFSDDELRGAFELRPRGWWPFGSKHRYSRERLSGDLERLRSYYLDRGYINFSMESTQVAVTPDRSQVYITINVDEGKRYRVGEVKLAGDLVVDEEDLRPLLVIRPGEVFSQQMATQTGELLTRRLGNEGYTFAQVNDFPEVNEDDETVDITFYVDPGRKVYVRRVNFSGNIKTQDEVLRRELRQFEGAPANTALIDLSRERLQRLGYFALVEADTPRVVGAEDLVDVNYTVEEQPSGSIGANVGYSEASGFIFGASISQNNFMGTGNRVSFALSRSDIRDSYSFSHFNPYYTLDGVSRGFSLYYSKIDFSEVDVASYAADRIGASVNYGYPISEYSRLDFGFGYDNVDITVGDFVAVDIYRFLESEGNRFNLYKGNISLRTSTLNRGIMPDRGWSQTVGLEVAVPGSDYTFYKLSWDGERYFPISRRWTLRTRADVGYGDGYGDNQALPFFENYYSGGIGSVRGYESRSLGPRSDALTYVDICNQNPANCTRDPDPDPLGGNLLVEGSLELIFPTPFAPESRNVRTFFFVDGGQVFQTETINNMYEFDAGEIRYATGIGLTWLTAIGPLSFNFARPLNRQSGDDTEFFQFSLGQVF; from the coding sequence TTGCGAGCCTGGTCCTGCTGTTTCATTGTCAGCCTGCTGTTGTTTGCAGGTGGTGCCTCGGCCAATGAGCCATTCCGTGTCAGCGATATCCGGGTGGAGGGTCTGCAACGGTTGCCGGTGGAGCGCGTCTATGCGGCGCTGCCGATCCAGTCCGGTGATCTGGTCAGTACCCGCGACGTCGCGGAGGCGGTGCGCCGTCTGTACGGCTCCGGTGATTTCGAGGATGTGCAGATCGGCCGTGATGGCGACCAGCTCGTCGTCGTGGTGTCTGAGCGGCCATCGATTTCGAGCCTGGAGATCAAGGGCAATAAATCCATCGACGAGGACAATTTGCGCAAAGGTCTGCGTGACGCCGGCCTGGCCGAAGGCGAAGTGTTCCGCCGCTCGACGCTGGAAGCGATCACCGGCGAGCTGCAGCGCCAGTACGTGGCGCAGGGGCGCTATGATGCGCAGGTGGACACCGAGGCCGTGCCGTTGCCGCGTAACCGGGTGGCGCTGCATATCAATATCTACGAAGGCAGCCCGGCCAGCATTCGCGACATCAATATCGTCGGCAATACCGTGTTCAGCGATGATGAACTGCGTGGCGCGTTCGAGCTGCGGCCACGTGGCTGGTGGCCGTTCGGCAGCAAGCACCGTTATTCCCGTGAGCGCCTCTCCGGTGACCTGGAGCGGTTGCGTTCCTATTACCTGGACCGCGGTTACATCAACTTTTCCATGGAATCCACCCAGGTGGCGGTCACCCCGGACCGCAGCCAGGTGTACATCACCATCAATGTGGACGAAGGCAAGCGTTACCGCGTCGGTGAAGTGAAGCTGGCCGGCGACCTGGTGGTGGACGAGGAAGACCTGCGACCGCTGCTGGTGATCCGCCCCGGTGAAGTGTTCTCGCAGCAGATGGCGACCCAGACCGGCGAACTGCTGACCCGCCGCCTCGGCAACGAAGGCTATACCTTTGCCCAGGTGAACGATTTCCCGGAAGTGAACGAGGATGACGAGACGGTGGATATCACCTTCTATGTCGATCCGGGCCGCAAGGTATATGTTCGCCGTGTCAATTTCAGTGGCAACATCAAGACCCAGGATGAAGTGCTGCGCCGCGAGCTGCGTCAGTTCGAGGGCGCACCCGCCAACACGGCGCTGATCGACCTGTCCCGCGAGCGTCTGCAACGGCTGGGGTATTTTGCCCTGGTGGAGGCGGACACCCCGCGCGTGGTGGGCGCCGAAGACCTGGTGGACGTGAACTACACCGTGGAAGAGCAGCCCTCCGGTTCCATCGGCGCCAACGTCGGTTATTCCGAGGCCAGCGGTTTCATTTTCGGTGCCAGCATCAGCCAGAACAACTTCATGGGCACCGGCAACCGGGTATCGTTCGCGCTGTCGCGCAGCGACATTCGTGACAGCTACAGCTTCTCGCACTTCAATCCGTACTACACGCTGGATGGCGTCAGCCGGGGTTTCAGCCTGTACTACTCGAAGATTGATTTCAGCGAGGTGGACGTGGCGTCCTACGCCGCCGACCGTATCGGGGCCTCGGTCAATTATGGCTATCCGATTTCCGAATACTCACGCCTGGATTTCGGTTTCGGCTACGACAACGTGGACATCACCGTGGGTGATTTCGTTGCCGTCGATATCTACCGTTTCCTGGAATCCGAAGGCAACAGGTTCAACCTGTACAAGGGCAATATCTCGCTGCGCACCAGCACCCTCAACCGGGGCATCATGCCGGACCGTGGCTGGTCGCAGACCGTCGGTCTGGAAGTGGCGGTGCCCGGCAGTGACTACACCTTCTACAAGCTGTCCTGGGACGGTGAACGCTACTTCCCGATCAGCCGCCGCTGGACGCTGCGTACCCGCGCGGATGTCGGTTATGGCGACGGCTACGGCGACAACCAGGCACTGCCGTTCTTCGAGAACTACTACTCTGGCGGTATCGGTTCTGTGCGGGGGTATGAATCGCGCAGCCTGGGTCCGCGTTCCGACGCGCTCACCTATGTCGATATCTGCAACCAGAACCCGGCCAACTGTACCCGCGATCCGGACCCGGACCCGCTCGGCGGCAACCTGCTGGTGGAAGGCAGCCTGGAGCTGATTTTCCCGACGCCGTTCGCGCCGGAAAGCCGCAACGTGCGTACCTTCTTTTTTGTCGATGGCGGCCAGGTATTCCAGACCGAAACCATCAACAACATGTATGAGTTCGATGCCGGTGAAATACGGTATGCTACCGGCATCGGCCTGACCTGGCTGACGGCCATCGGCCCGCTCAGCTTCAACTTTGCCCGGCCGTTGAACCGGCAATCCGGCGACGACACAGAGTTTTTCCAGTTCTCGCTGGGCCAGGTTTTCTAA
- a CDS encoding OmpH family outer membrane protein yields MKTMKTVLFAVLMVPMLALADKIAVVDPMQAIIETEEVKSRNATLESSLEADSQRLRKLRDDITKVEERLQRDGMTMSSEERNRLTDERETKGFEFQSLQQSLQRRVNSDRQALIEQMEPKVLKAIEEISNEMGLDMVISAQAVVFVKPDLDITAQVTQRINRMK; encoded by the coding sequence ATGAAAACAATGAAAACCGTGCTGTTCGCTGTCCTGATGGTCCCGATGCTCGCGCTGGCGGACAAGATCGCCGTGGTCGACCCGATGCAGGCGATCATCGAGACCGAGGAAGTGAAAAGCCGCAACGCCACGCTGGAATCCTCCCTGGAAGCGGATAGCCAGCGGCTGCGCAAACTGCGTGACGACATCACCAAGGTGGAAGAGCGCCTGCAGCGTGACGGCATGACCATGAGCAGCGAAGAGCGCAACCGCCTGACCGACGAGCGCGAAACCAAGGGCTTTGAATTCCAGTCCCTGCAGCAGTCCCTGCAGCGCCGTGTCAATTCCGACCGCCAGGCACTGATCGAGCAGATGGAACCGAAGGTCCTCAAGGCGATTGAAGAAATCTCCAACGAAATGGGCCTGGACATGGTGATCAGTGCACAGGCCGTGGTGTTTGTGAAACCGGACCTGGACATCACTGCCCAGGTAACCCAGCGCATCAACCGGATGAAATAA
- the rseP gene encoding RIP metalloprotease RseP, translating into MLMTLLAFAVTILIIVAIHEYGHYLSMRAFGVRVLTFSIGFGPRLFSWRSKGGTDFVLSAIPLGGYVKPLDRRDCEIQPGEEHEEFSAKPAWQRVITYAAGPAANLLLAILIYWVVLMGGQSGVPPVVGEVAEGSPAASADLRPGDELVRLDQRTVQTWEQFGMAMLGHVGERGSVPLTVRGSDGIERTVGLPMAAWSADPEQPLLPVLGVTPQPIPAIVGKVSDDSAAAVAGLREGDRVLRVDGQPIAGWTEWVEAVQAAPARPLALTVQRDGSEVALTLTPKGVQTDNGEIGQAGVRAGGLREIHYGPLEAIPAAASRLWQQTSMIFAAVGKMLTGELSVKTLGGPITIAQAAGETAAIGLATFLMFLAFFSISLGVINLLPIPMLDGGWIMFGLIEMIRGKALPERFLMVAQSVGMMLVFGLMCVAVFNDLMRQFA; encoded by the coding sequence ATGCTGATGACACTGCTGGCGTTTGCGGTCACGATCCTGATCATCGTGGCGATTCATGAATACGGGCATTACCTGAGCATGCGCGCCTTCGGCGTGCGCGTGCTGACCTTCTCGATCGGTTTCGGCCCGCGCCTGTTCAGCTGGCGCAGCAAGGGCGGCACCGATTTTGTCCTCTCTGCTATTCCTCTTGGTGGCTACGTCAAGCCGCTGGATCGCCGTGACTGCGAGATACAGCCCGGCGAAGAACATGAAGAATTCTCCGCCAAGCCCGCCTGGCAACGGGTCATTACCTATGCCGCCGGCCCCGCCGCCAACCTGCTGCTGGCCATCCTGATCTACTGGGTCGTGCTGATGGGCGGCCAGAGCGGCGTGCCGCCGGTGGTGGGCGAGGTGGCCGAGGGCTCACCTGCTGCCAGTGCCGACCTGCGGCCCGGCGACGAACTGGTGCGGCTGGATCAGCGCACGGTGCAGACCTGGGAGCAGTTCGGCATGGCTATGCTCGGCCATGTGGGCGAGCGCGGCAGTGTGCCGCTGACGGTACGCGGCAGCGACGGTATCGAGCGCACCGTGGGCCTGCCGATGGCCGCCTGGTCTGCCGATCCGGAACAGCCACTGCTGCCGGTGCTGGGTGTGACGCCGCAGCCGATCCCGGCAATCGTGGGCAAGGTCAGCGACGACAGTGCCGCTGCAGTGGCCGGCCTGCGCGAAGGCGACCGGGTGCTGCGTGTGGACGGCCAGCCCATTGCCGGCTGGACGGAATGGGTCGAGGCGGTACAGGCCGCCCCCGCCCGGCCGCTGGCGCTGACGGTACAGCGTGACGGTAGCGAAGTGGCGCTGACGCTGACGCCGAAAGGGGTACAGACCGACAACGGCGAGATCGGCCAGGCCGGCGTCCGTGCCGGTGGCCTGCGCGAAATTCATTACGGCCCGCTGGAAGCGATTCCGGCGGCGGCCTCGCGCCTGTGGCAGCAGACCAGTATGATCTTCGCCGCAGTGGGCAAGATGCTCACCGGCGAGCTGTCCGTGAAGACGCTGGGCGGGCCGATCACCATTGCCCAGGCAGCCGGTGAAACCGCTGCCATTGGCCTGGCCACATTCCTGATGTTCCTGGCGTTCTTCAGTATCAGCCTGGGGGTGATCAACCTGCTGCCGATCCCGATGCTGGATGGCGGCTGGATCATGTTCGGGCTGATCGAGATGATTCGTGGCAAAGCGTTGCCCGAACGGTTTTTGATGGTGGCCCAGAGCGTCGGCATGATGCTGGTGTTCGGGCTGATGTGTGTCGCGGTGTTCAACGACCTGATGCGGCAGTTTGCATGA
- the fabZ gene encoding 3-hydroxyacyl-ACP dehydratase FabZ: MNINEIKEYLPQRYPFLLVDRVIELVPGERVLALKNVTCNEPFFNGHFPHEPVMPGVLIIEAMTQAAGVLGFITAGKRPADGYNYLLCGTDNARFKRPVVPGDQLMLSARLLAVRRNILKFGCEAHVDGKLVATAETLVAEQKL, encoded by the coding sequence ATGAACATCAACGAAATCAAGGAATACCTTCCACAACGTTACCCGTTCCTGCTGGTGGACCGGGTGATCGAGCTGGTGCCGGGTGAACGGGTGCTGGCGCTGAAGAACGTCACCTGCAATGAGCCTTTTTTCAATGGCCATTTTCCGCATGAACCGGTGATGCCGGGCGTACTGATCATCGAAGCGATGACACAGGCTGCCGGGGTGCTGGGCTTCATTACCGCCGGCAAGCGTCCCGCCGACGGCTATAATTACCTGCTGTGTGGCACCGACAATGCACGGTTCAAGCGGCCGGTGGTGCCGGGTGACCAGTTGATGCTGTCCGCACGGTTGCTGGCAGTGCGTCGCAATATCCTCAAATTCGGTTGCGAAGCACATGTTGACGGCAAGCTGGTCGCAACGGCCGAAACCCTGGTGGCTGAGCAAAAACTCTGA